GCTTGGAGAAAACGCGATCCCGCAAGTGACCGATCTTCTCGACCCGGCAAGCTGCGCGGCGATGGTGCCCGAGGTTCTGGAAAAAACCGGGCGCATCGACATCCTGCACTGCAATGCCGGCACCTATATCGGCGGCGACCTGACCGAGACCGATCCCGCAACCATCGACCGGATGCTGAACCTGAACATCAATGCGGTGATGAAGAATGTCCATGCCGTCATCCCGCATATGAGCGAACGCGGCAGCGGCGACATCATCGTGACCTCTTCGGTCGCGGGGCATTTCCCGGTGCCATGGGAGCCGGTCTATTCCGGTTCGAAATGGGCGATCACCTGCTTTGTCCAGACCATGCGCCGACAGCTGAACAAGCAGGGCATCCGCGTCGGACAGGTGTCTCCGGGGCCCGTGATCTCGGCATTGCTGGCGGACTGGCCCGAAGAGAACCTGCGCAAGGCCAAGGAATCCGGCAGCCTGATCGAGCCGGAAGAAGTTGCCGATGCGGTCATGTACATGCTGACACGCCCGCGCAACGTGACGATCCGCGACATGATCGTGCTGCCGACGAATTTCGATATCTGAGCCTGCGGCAGTAACCGGCTAGGGAGGGAAAACCATGGCTGAATTCACGGGGCTGAGCGTATTGATCACAGGCGCAGCGGGCGGCATCGGGCGTGCGATGGCCGAGGCTTTCGCGGCGGAAGGGGCGAGGCTCGCGCTGGTCGATATCTCGGACGCCTCGGATCTGGCATCGGAATTGCCGAGCGATCGCCGGGCATATGAGCTGGACCTTTCGGATGGCGAGGCCATCGCACGGACCGTGCCGGTAATCGGCGAAGAGATGGGGATCGACGTGCTGATCAACAATGCCGGTTTCGGCATCGTCTTTCCCGCCGAAGAAAGTGGCGCGGCCCGTATCGCCGATTGGGACCGGACGATGAATATCAACCTGCGGGCGCCATGGCTGATGTCTGCCGCCGCTTTGCCGTGGCTGAAGCGGTCCGGCCGGGGAAGGATCGTCAATATCTCCTCCCAGGCAGGTGTCATCGCGCTGACGGATCACGTCGCCTATGGCGCCAGCAAGGCTGGGTTGAACCTGGTGACCAAGGTGCTTGCCGTGGAATGGGCGAAATTCGGCATCACCGTCAACGCAATCGCTCCAACTGTGGTGGAAACACCGATGGCGGCGATTGGCTGGGCGGGAGAAAAGGGCGAGCAGGCCAAGCGTGAAATCCCGGTTGGACGCTTCGCCCAGCCCTCGGAAATCGCCGCCGCCGCGTTGTACCTGGCCTCATCCGGCGCAAGTATCGTGAACGGTGCGGTGCTGATGGCGGACGGAGGTTATTCGGTCAGGTAGGGCCGCGGGAATGGCGGGGCTACGCTGTGGATTGCGCTCCGCGGTGGCCGGGGCTCTGCCCCGTCGCCGGCAGGTCTCTCGAACCAGTGGGCGACCTGCCGCCGACCCCGGGATATTTGCGTGAAGAAGAAGGGGCGGAGTCGCACCCAGGCAATCACGCTATTCGTCAGATACATCCAGCTTTCAGCAGGGTGTCGACCATACCGTCGAGGTCGTCCCTGACCACCACCGCACCCGCCCCATACAGTTTCTCGCCATGATCCTGACGAATGCCCTCCAGATGCGCACCTCCGGTAAAGCCGACGGCGGGCATGCCTGCGGCGAGGGCCCCCTTGATACCGTGGGGCGAGTCTTCCATCACCACGCATCTTTCCGGATCGACACCAAGTTGGGCAGCCGCGAACAGGAACAGGTCTGGCGCGGGTTTGCCATGTTCGACCTGATCGGCGCTGAAGGCGCGATTTCGGAACCAGCGATCCAGTCCCGAGATTTCCAGCGTCGCACGCATCCGGCGCAGGGAGCCACCGGTCGCGATGGCCATGGCAATACCGCGCTCCTGCAACATGTCCAACAGGTGGGGCACGGCATCATAAGGCCGGAGCCGCTGCTGGTGAAATGTCTCTATCAGGCGGGTTTCAAAACGATCCGCGAAGCCTTCGGGACAGGGACGACCTGTTCGCTCGGCCACATCGCCGCAGACCACGCTCAGCGATACGCCAAGAAACCGACGGCCCAGCTCTGCCACGCTGACATCCTGAACCCCTGCGGCCTGCATCTCGGCTGCAAGGGCCTGAAGTGAAAAGATCTCGCTATCGACGAGACAGCCATCGAGATCGAAGATGACGGCTCGCGTCCCTGGCATCCTGCATTCCTGTTCTTCACATAGGCCGGATCTCAAAGTCGGCGTTCAGTTTTGCGATCGAACAGATGCACTTTGGTCGTGTCGATGACAAAGCCGATCTGCTCGCCGGGATTGGCGTGGACGCGGTCCTTCACGACGGCATCGATCAGGTCTTTGCCAACGCGGGCAAAGACCTGTGTCTCTGATCCCGTCGGCTCGGTTACAACGACATCGACCGGGATACCACCCTCACCGATGGCGATATGTTCGGGGCGGATGCCATAGGTTACCTCTTGCCCTTCGGCCAGATCCACATCCGGCACTGGCAGCTCAAGCCCGCTCTCCGAGACGAAGCGGCGCACATTCCCCTGCCCCGAGATCCGGCCATGCAGGAAATTCATTGCCGGAGAACCGATGAAACCCGCGACGAATACGCTTTGCGGATTGTCATAAAGGTCCAGCGGTGCGCCAATCTGTTCGACCCAGCCATCGCGCATCACGACAATCTTGTCGGCCATGGTCATCGCCTCGATCTGGTCGTGGGTCACATAGACGATCGTCGTCTTGAGGCGCTGGTGCAATTCCTTGATCTCGACCCGCATGGTCACGCGCAGCTTGGCATCAAGGTTCGACAAGGGCTCGTCGAACAGGAACACCTGCGGATCGCGCACGATGGCGCGGCCCATGGCGACACGCTGGCGCTGGCCTCCCGAAAGCTGCTTGGGATAGCGGTCCAGCAGATGGGCGAGATCGAGGATCGAGGCGGCGTGCCGGACCTTGTCGTCGATCTCGGATTTGGGACGCTTGGCCATCTTCAGCGGAAAGCCGATATTCTCGGCCACCGTCTTGTGCGGGTAAAGCGCATAGCTTTGGAACACCATCGAGATGTCGCGCTCTTTCGGGGGCTTGTCGTTCACGACCTTGCCGCCGATCGAGATCGTGCCGTCGCTGATTTCCTCCAGCCCCGCCAGCATCCGCAGCAGCGTGGATTTGCCGCAGCCCGAGGGGCCGACGAGCACGACGAATTCGCCATCCTCGATATCGACGCTGACGCCATGCATCACCTGCACGCTGCCATAGCGCTTGATGACGTTGTCAATCTGGACATTTGCCACGGTTATTGCTCCTTATTGCGGCAGCTCGATCTGCATCTTCACATCGCCCGCAGGCGCGGAAGCCGCGATCTCGAAGGCGCGCACGCTGTCCTTGAAACCGAATGTCCGGGTGATCAGCGGCTTGACGTCGATGGCCCCCGAGGCAAGCATCTTCACGCAGCGCGGGAAGACATGCGCATAACGGAAAATGTTTTCAACGCGCGCCTCGCGCACCATCGCCGCCCCCGCATCGTAAGAGATAGGATCGGGTTGGCCGCCGATCATCACGACGCAACCGCCGGGCGCCAGGGGCGCAAAGACCCCCGCCGCAGCCCTGGGCGAACCGGTCGCCTCGAACACCACATCCGCGCCCCAGCCATCGGTGTCGCGGGCGATGATCGCCTCGACATCCTCGGACCCGGCATTGACCGGGGTGATCGCGGGGCTGAGCGCCGCGGCGATGTCCAGTTTCGGGGTGGCAAGGTCGGTGACATAGACCCGCGCGCAACCGGCGGCCAGCGCCGATATCGCCGTGACCAGGCCGATGGGCCCCGCCCCCATGACCAGCGCAACATCGCCCGGCTTGATCCGCGCCTTGGTGGCGGCGTGAACACCGACGGCCAGCGGCTCTACCATCGCCGCCTCGGCGAAGCTGACATTGTCGGGCAACAGGTAGGTGAAAGCCTCGGGATGCACGCAGGTCGGGCGCAGGATGCCATGCACCGGGGGCGTGGCCCAGAAACGCACTGCCGGATCGACATTATACATCCCCAACCGGGTCGCGCGGCTGTTGGGATCGGGGATGCCCGGCTCCATGCAGACGCGATCTCCGGGTTTCAGCGTCGTGACCTCCGGGCCGGTCTCGATCACGATACCCGAAGCCTCGTGCCCCAGGATCATCGGCTCGTTCACCACGAAGGGACCGATGCGGCCATGGGTATAGTAATGCACGTCCGAGCCGCAGATCCCGACCGTATGCAGGCGGATGCGGACATCGCGGGGGCCAAGCGTCTCTTCCTCGCGGTCGATCTGCGGGAAGTCGCGCAGGGACAATTCATCCTTCGCTTCCAGAACAAGGGCTTCCATGATTCAACCTTTCCGAATGATGTACACCGCCAGAACCGCCGAGATCGCGCAGCAGATCCAGATCGACAGGCCCAGGGGCTCGATGAAGCGGAACCAGAAGAGCGACAGGGCGACCCAGATCACGACGCTGATGAACAGACGGTCGAACCAATTGGTCTCGATGGGCAGAAAGCCCGGCTTGGGAGGCTTGGTATCTTCGTTCATGTCGTCATCCCTTAACCGCGCCGAAGGTCAGACCCGTCACGATATGCCGCTGCACGAGGCTGAAGATGATCAGCGCGGGGATCAGCGTGAAGACCGAGATGGCGGCCATGATGCCCCATTCGGTGCCCGTGGTGGTCACATATTCGGACAGCCCGGTCGTCAACGTGCGGGCGTTGAAATTGGTCAGGGTCGCGGCCAGCAGATATTCGTTCCATGCGAAAACCCATGTCAGGATCAGCGTGACGGCAAGGCCGGGGCGGGCCAGCGGAAAGACCACTTCCGAGATCACCTTCCAGGCGCTGGCCCCATCGACATAGGCGGCCTCGTCCAGCTCCTTGGGAATGCCGTCCAGCGTCGGCCGCAGCGTCCAGATCGCGAAGGGCAGATTGAAGGTGCAATAGACGAGGATCATCCCGGTCCGGGTGTCGGCCAGGGAAAAGTCCCCGATCCTGTAAACCTGCGTCAGCAGCAGGAACAACGGCAGCAGGAACACGGCGGGCGGGGCCATGCGGTTGGTGATGGTCCAGAAGAAGATGCTCTCCTTGCCCGGCAGGTCGAAACGCGACAGGGCGTAGCAGGCCATGAAGCCCAGAAGCGTGCAGAGCACCGCGTTGCCGGTCGAGATCACCAGCGAATTGATCATATAGCCACGCAGGGTGCGATCACCCAGCACATCCAGGTAGTTCTGCCAATAGACATCGGACAGGATCACGCTCGGGGTCGAGAACAGCTCGACGGCGGGTTTGACCGAGATCACGAACAGCCAGTAGATCGGGAACAGCGTCAGAAAGCTGATCAATGTCCAGAACAATACGGGCAACCAGCGATTACCTTTCCTCATCTGCCTAGCCCTTCCTGGTGTTGCGCGGTGCGATCAGGCTGACATAGAGCAACCAGCACGCCACGATGGTAAGATAGAGGACCACGACCGAGATCGCCGAACCATAGCCGTAATTCGTGCGTGGAAAGACCTCCTTGAAGATATGCACCCCCAGGTAACGGGTTGCCGATCCGGGTCCGCCGCCGGTCAGCATCAGCACCTCGTCCACGGTGCGCAGCGCATCCATCAGGCGGATGAAGACGGTGGCGATGATGGCGGGACGGATCATCGGCAGGGTGATGTGCCAGAATATCTGCCGCTTGTTCGCGCCGTCGATCTGCGCCTGCTCGAACGGGTCGGGAGGCAGCGATACCAGCGCGGCGATCAGCGACAGCGTCACCAGTGGCGTCCAGTGCCAGATATCCATGATCACGGTCACGGTGAATGCCTGAAGGGCGCTTTGCCCGATATTCAGGTTATAGCCGAGCCAGTCATCCAGGATATTCGGCAGGATCCCGATGGAAGGCGTCGTCATCAATTTCCAGATCGATCCGACGATGATCGGCGCCATGATCAGCGGCAGGGTATGGATGGTGCGAAAGAACGCCTTGCCCGGGAAATCCCTCATGAAGGCCTGCGCCAGCGCATAACCGATGATCAGTTCCGAGACGACAGCGAAGAAGACGAAGGCGATCGTCACGCCAAACGAGGCCAGGAACTGCGCGTCGAACACGACCCGGCGGTAGTTCTCGGCCCAGTTGAAGATCATGTCGGGATTGACCGCGAACGGGTTCCACTGGTGAAACGACACGAACAGGACATAGATGAATGGCACCACGCCAAAGAAGAAAAGAAGGATCAGCGTCGGGGCAAGAAGCGCCCAGCCCAGTGTCTTGGAATGCATTGGCCTGTTCCCAACCTATTCGCGGACAGGCTGCCCCTGCCAGCGCCGTGCCGGATGAAGCGCCGCCGCGACCATCGCCGCGACGGCAAGGCGGTTACTCGCGATAGCCGAGCGAGCTCAGCTCTTCCTCGGCCTTGGCGGCCATCTGGTCCAGCCCCTCGTCCGGGCCGATATCGCCGGTCAGGATCGAGTAGAAGATCGGGGCCGTCGCTTCGCGAACCTGCGCGTGGAAAGGATAGGCCGGTGCGCCGCCGAACAACTCGCCCTGATCGCGCAGCATGTCGAAATAGCCGCCCAGTTCCTCGTTCAGCGCCTGCACCTCGGGATCGTCATAGGTCGCGTCATTGGTGATCCGCGATCCGGCCAGCGCCCAATCCGCCTGCAATTCGTCCTGCGCGATATATTGCAGAAACAAAAGCGCGGCCTCCTTGTTCTTCGAGGTGACCGGCAGGCCGAAGGCACCGCCGTCATAGTAACCCAGATAACCCTCGCCGCTCTCGGCATCCTCCAGCACACCTTCGGCCAGTGGCGGCAGGGCCACACCGACATTGCCGACGACCAGCGACTGGTTCTCGTCCGAGGCGATCCACGCCGCGTTCTCGCCGTAGACCAACCCCTGCGCGGCGCGACCGGCGGCAAAGGTGGTCGCCACTTCGGTCCATGTCGATTGCACCGACTCGGGCGGCGCGATGTCGCGCAGATGGAGCCACCATTTCAGCGCCTCCTTGGCTTCGGGAGAGTTCATCCTGCCGCCGTTCTCGACCGTGGCGGCATAGTTGTTCTCTGGGTCGATTCCCCAGTTATAGACGCCGAAAGTCGGCGCGACGGATTCGAAATATTCATACCACGATGCGGCATGGCCGGTATGGGCCTGAGCGGTTGCGCCCCACAGATCCATGTCGTGATCCTTGCCCCATTGGGTAAAGAACTCCGCGATCTCGGTATATTCCTCATGCGTCTTGGCAGGGGCCAGTTCGCGGCCGGTCTGCTCTTCGAACGCCGCCATGATCTCGGGATCCGAGAACAGGTCCGTGCGATAGAGATAGGGCTTGATGAAGGCCTCGACCGGCATGCCGTAAAGATGGCCGTCATCGTCGCGGAAGAATTCGGCAAAGCTGGTCAGCATCGATTCTTCGAATGTCGGCGATTTGAGCTCTGGCTTCTCTTCCAGCGTGCCGGTGATGTCGGTCAGGAAATCGCGGGCCAGATAGGCATAGACGATATCCTGTTCGATATAGACCATGTCATAGATGCCGGTTCCGGCCTCCATGTCCTTGATGGCCTTGTCATACATCTGGTCCCATGACGTGGTCTCGATATCGACGCGGATGCCGGTCAGCTCCTCGAATTGCGGAGCGAGCACGTCCTTGATGTAGTTCGAGGGTGGCGTCGCCTCGGTCACGCCGCGCAGGGTCACACCCTCGAACTGCGCCCCCGCCTCTTTCCAGAAACTGTCATCCTGCGCCGCGGCCATGCCGGCGGCAAATGACAGAGCCAGTGCCGAGGCACCGATCTTCAAAGCAATATTCATGATTGTATCCTCCCCTATGCGGGCCCTCCGCCTGCCGTGATGGGCATGTATGCAGGTGGTTCCGCTTCGCCTCTGCCCGCATCATGACAAATGTATGAGCAACCATGCAAGAGGAAATTGCGTTTGTAAGTTATATTATACAATTGTATGGCCGGTGCATTCAGCGCCTTGACGAATTTTCGAAACTCGTGATGGGATACACAGATGGATAATATCGATATTTCAGAAGAAGATGCGTTTCTCGCCCAGGTCTGCTGGCAATATTACGTCAACGAATTGACCCAAGCCGAAATCGCCAAATATCTGGGGGTCACGCGACTGCGTGTCAATCAGGCCATCCAGAAGGCGAAATCGACCGGAGCTGTCCGAGTGCAGATCGAGTCGCCCTATCTGCCGCGGATTGAATTGCAGGAAAGGCTGCAGGAACGTTTCGGTCTGCGCCGGGTCCAGGTCGCCCCCACCCACCCGCAGATCTACGATTTCCATCGCCCGGCGGGTGCTGCGCTGGCCAGCTACATGCTCGACCGGGTGAAATCAGGGGAATGGCGCAGGATCGGGGTCTCATGGGGGATGACCTTGCAGGCCACCATCGACCGCCTTCCCAAGCTGTCCATGCCGGATGTCGAGATCATCTCGATGATCGGTGGCACAAGCCGGGGAGAGATGTTCAATTCCTTCGGCATCGCATCGGGTTTTGCAGAGCGTTTCGGGGCAAGATACTCACTTCTGGCCGCGCCGATTTTCCTGGGTGAAGAGGTCGAACGCCGCGCATTCCTGGCGCAGGAAAATTTCGAGAAACATTTCAAGAAGCTCGAAACACTGGATGCCGCGATCCTGACAGCCAGCAATATCTCGGCGAAATCCTACCTGATCTCTTCGGGTCTGCCCGAGGGCGTCACATCCGAAGGGTTGATCGCATCCGGGGCCATCGGCGATGTGGTCTGCCGCTTTCTCGATATCGATGGCAAGCTGGTCTCGGACAAGCTGGACCGGCAGACGATAGGGATCGAACTGGAGATCCTGAAATCCGTGCCGGACCGAATCCTGGCGGCAGCGGGACCGCACAAGGTGGACATCATTCGAGTCATCGCCAGCCAAGGCATCGCCACGACATTGATCACCGATGACGTGACCGCAAAGCTACTGCTGGACGAATAGTGCCGGGCATCCCGGTCTTTATTCCCTGCCTCAGAGCCTTCCGACCTCGACAGTCTTGGCACCTTTCGCCTTGGCGAGAAGGCACAACCAGTCATGGGCCACGGTTGCGGCCGCAATCGCGGTGATCTCTGAATGATCATACGGGGGCGAAACCTCGACGATATCCAGCCCCACCAGGTTCAGACCGCCAAGGCCGCGAATGAATTCCAGCGCCTGCCACGAGGCGAGTCCCCCCGGCACAGGAGTCCCCGTTCCGGGAGCAAAAGCCGGGTCCATACCGTCAACGTCGAAAGAAATGTAAACCGGAGCATCACCGACTCGCTCGCGCGCCACCTGAATGGCGGCGTCGATGCCGTTGCGATGAATCCACGGACTGGTCAGGATCTCGAAGCCGAAATCCTCGTCATTGAAGGTCCGCAGGCCGACCTGCGTGGACTTGCTGACATCGATGATCCCTTCGCGCGCAGCACGCAGGAACATGCTGCCATGGTCAAATTGCACCCCGTCATCTTCCCATGTGTCGCAATGGGCGTCGAACTGGATCAGCGCAACCGGCCCGTGCTTTTTCGCATGTGCTCTGAGCAACGGATAAGCGATCGAGTGATCCCCGCCCAGGGCCAGCGTCCGGGCACCGCCTTGCAGGATTTCATCGGCATGGGCCTCTATTGCCGGGCGGACGGTTTCGGGATGGTGCGGGTCCAGATGCACATCCCCGTAATCCACGACCGACAGGATTTCGAAAGGATCGAAGCCGAATGGAAACGCCTTCAGTTCGGCCAGTTGAACAGAGGCGGCTCGGATCGCCTGCGGCCCCAACCGGCAGCCGGGCCGAAAGGTGACCGCATTGTCATAAGGCACCCCGGTCACGGCAACATCGACCCCTTCCAGATCACGGCTGTAATTGCGGCGCAGAAAGCTGAGCACACCGCCATAGGTCATCTCGTGCCAGCGGCCCTTGGTCGTGTCCTTGCGGCGAAAGGCCTGGTCACCCTTGCTCGGCATGTTCCTTGCTCCTGTCGATTCGCGATGTAGTCGCGATCATATCCCGCGCCCCTTATCCGGCATTTGCTGCTCGATTAAAATCCGAGCCTGTCGCGCAGCGCATACCACCATGAGCCAACCATGGAGTAAGGCACCCGGAACATCCGTCCGCCGGGGAACGGATACCAGGGGACATTGTCGAACACGTCGAAACGGGTCAGATCGCCGTCAATTGCCTCGGACAGGATCCGTCCGAAAGTGTGGGAACCGGTGACGCCGTGGCCGGAATAGCCATGCGCGAAATAGGTGTTGTTTCCGATCCGGCCCATTTGCGGCACGCGGCTGAAGGAGAGTGCGAAATTCCCGCTCCAGGCATAGTCGATCCGGATGTCTTTCAACTGCGGAAAGACCTTGTGCAGATTGGGCCGCAGCTTGGCCTCGATATCGCTTGGATCCGTGCCGCCATAGACCGTTCCGCCGCCGAAAAGCAGGCGCTTGTCGCCGGACAGACGATAATAGTCGAGAATATAGCGGATATCCTCGACACAAGCATCCCGCGGCAGAAGTGAATGGGCGCGCTCTTCGCCGAGCGGCTCTGTCGCCATGACCTGCGTCGATACGGGCATCACGCGCGACGTCAGCGTCGGCACCACGTGGCCAAGATAGGCATTTCCGCAAAGTACGAGCGTCTTGCAGGTCATCTCGCCCTTGTCGGTTTTCACGACCGGTTTCTCGGCCTCGGTATCGACATCGATCACGGGCGACATCTCGTAGATCGTGCCGCCAAGCTTCTCGAAAGCCGCGGCCTCGCCGAGGGCCAGGTTGAGCGGGTGCATATGGCCGCCGGTATAATCGATCAGCCCGCCCTCGTAGAGATCGGAGTTAACGTGTTCGCGCAGCTGGTTCCTATCCAGAAGCTCCTGGTTCTTGATACCGTAGCTAGCCCATAGCTTCATCCGCTCTTCCAGCTCTTTCATGTGAGCCTTGGTCAGACCGGTGAAAATATTCAGATCCTTCAGATCGCATTGGATGTCATAGGTCTTGACCCGCTCGCGGATGATCTCTCCGCCCTCCTGGACCAATCCGGCAACGAATGTGGCAGTGTCCTGGCCATAGCGTTTCCGGATGGTTTGCAGGCTCGCGTTCAGCCCGTTGACGATCTGCCCGCCATTGCGGCCCGAGGCCCCCCAACCGACCCGCGCGCCCTCGATGATCGCGACCTTGTAGCCCTTTTCGACAAGGTGAAGCCCGGTGGACAGCCCGCTGTAACCGGCGCCGACGATACAGATGTCGATCTCGTCCTTGCCCGTCAGTCGGGACCGGTCGGGCGACGGGTTGGCCGAGGCAGCATAATAGCTGTTGGTGTGGCTGCCGTCACCGGCATAGGGATGCGTCATAGCGTTCATCACACGACCTCCAGATAGGAGTGATACTCGAAATCGGTTACATGCCGGCCGAAGCGCTTGCTTTCCTGTGTCTTGCACTCGACCAGCATGGTCTGAAGCCGCTTGGAAAACACCTCGGGGACATGCTTTCCCCGGGCAAAGGCGTCGATGGCACTGGCCCAGTCTAATGCGAGATGCGGCAGATCCAGGCGATAGGCATCCCCGACGATGGCAGGAGGCGGCACCATATCGTTCTCGATCCCGATCAGCGCACCGCCCAGGATGCTGGTCAGCACCAGATAGGGGTTGGCATCCGCCCCGGCGACCCGATGCTCGATCCGCCGCGCCTTGTGGCTTCCACCGGGAATGCGGATGGCGGCGGTGCGGTTCTCATAGCCCCATGCGGCCTTGGTGGGCGCATGCGTTCCCGGCATCAGGCGGCGATAGGAATTCTCATGCGGGGCGAAAGTCAGGCTGTTTTCCTGCATCGTCGCGAGCAATCCAGCCACAGCGTTGTGCATGAGCGGCGAGCCCTCTTCTCCACCGTTGTCAAAGACATTATCGCCATGTTCGTCGAGCAGCGAGAAATGCACATGAAGCCCGCTACCGGCGCGGTCCCCATAGGGTTTGGCCATGAAGGTGCCGGCATATCCGTGCTTGCGCGCGATCCCGCGCACCACCCGCTTGAACAGCACCGCATCATCCGCTGCACGCAAAGGATCGCCGACATGTTTCAAGTTGATCTCGAATTGCCCGGCCCCGTTTTCGGAAATCGCCGCATCCGCCGGGATCCCCTGCGCGGCGCAGGCATCGTAGACATCGTTCAGAAAGCCGTCGAAATGCTGCAATTCGTCCAGCGACAGAACGTCGTCCGTATCCAGGCGCTTGCCTGTCACCGGAGAACGCGGCGCATCAGGCCGGTCGCCCGACGGATCGCACAGGTAGAACTCCAGTTCGGTCGCGACGACAGGGGTCAGTCCCCTGGCCTTGTAGCGATCGGCGATCCGCCCCAGGGCACGGCGGGGATCTCCCTCGAACGGCGTGCCATCCTCTCGCCGCATCCACAGCATCGCCATCGCCGTGGGACGTTTCGACCAAGTAATCGGCAGCAGGTCCCGGCCCGTGAAATCACACAGCCCGTCTGAATCGCCGGTCTCGAACAGCAATTCGCTGTTCTCGATATCCTCGCCCCAGATATCCACGCCCACGACCGAAAGCGGCATCCGCATCCCGCCCTCGACGACGTTATCCGCGTGATCGACCGGAACCCGCTTGCCGCGCAGGGTGCCGTTCAGATCGCAGACACAGGCAAAGATCGCCTCGATCTCCGGTCGATCCCTCAGCCATTTTTTCGCGCGGTTGGCAGGCATGATTTTTCCTTAATGATACCAATTATAAAATTGTGATACCTTTTTATGATTTACTATATCAATCCTTCCCAGAGTCAATGTTTTCCGCATATAGTCGGGATCGAGCATTGGACGGATTCTCGCATGGGCAATAAACAAGACCTGAAGATTCCTGACATTCCCTTGGACAAGGACCGCACAACCCAGGAACATGTCTATTCACGCCTGCGCTATGCGATCATGACCGGGGCCATCCCGCCGGGGACCAGCCTGACGATGCGCGGCCTTGCCCAAGGACTGAACCTCAGCCCGACCCCGATCCGTGAAGCGGTTCGCCGGCTAAGCTCCGAGCATGCGATCAGGATTCTCGAGAACCGTCGGATGCAGATCCCCGCAATGACCCTTGGCCGCTTCGAGGAATTGGTGGCGCTGCGCATTACTCTCGAAACTCACGCCGCCGAGCGCTCCCTCCCCTATATATCTGATATATTTATAGAAACGCTAACGGCCATCGATAAGGAAATGGACCTGGCGATATCTGATAACGATCTTGACCGGCTGACGATCCTGAATCAGCAATTCCATCGGTCGCTCTATACGATCAATCCTCACCAGGTCTCCATGCCGGCAATCGAAAGCATCTGGCTGCAACTTGGGCCTTTCCAGCGGCAGGTCATCGAACATGTTGCGGAATTCTACAAGGTCGATCGGCACAAGGAACTTTTGGAGGCCCTGAAAGCCCGCGATGCCACCGCCCTAAGGGCTGCAACGGAAGACGATATCAGCGAAGGAGTAAGCCATAGCGGTCACCAGTTGCTGATCCGGGCAGCGTCGGGTCATCAGATGGGCTCAGTCGATTGAGATGTTCCGTCTGCATTTAGATGAAAACATCGGCCATTTGCCGCCTTCGGTACTTTGGAAGGTTGTCAGTCCTCCACGGCCTCGGTTCCGCACCAATCCGCGATGAACAATGCCATCGCCTCGGTGATCCTGCGCAGGGAAGGCAGGCTAACGCATTCATCCACACCATGGATGTTGCGCGAAACCGGGCCATAGCAAAGCGCCGGAATCTTGTTGTACAGCGCATAGACCCGCGTATCGAGATACCCGGCAGTCATGAAGCTTTCCAGCGGCTTGCCGCAAGCAGCCTTGTGCGCCTCGGCCAAGGCGGCCTCGGCATCTGAACCGGGTTCCAGCACGTAGCCCTCGGCGTAAAAGCCGTTG
This region of Paracoccus saliphilus genomic DNA includes:
- a CDS encoding SDR family oxidoreductase; amino-acid sequence: MAEKLNDKVALVTGAASGIGLATVKSLLEAGAKVVMADRDEVALGRLTGELGENAIPQVTDLLDPASCAAMVPEVLEKTGRIDILHCNAGTYIGGDLTETDPATIDRMLNLNINAVMKNVHAVIPHMSERGSGDIIVTSSVAGHFPVPWEPVYSGSKWAITCFVQTMRRQLNKQGIRVGQVSPGPVISALLADWPEENLRKAKESGSLIEPEEVADAVMYMLTRPRNVTIRDMIVLPTNFDI
- a CDS encoding SDR family oxidoreductase, producing MAEFTGLSVLITGAAGGIGRAMAEAFAAEGARLALVDISDASDLASELPSDRRAYELDLSDGEAIARTVPVIGEEMGIDVLINNAGFGIVFPAEESGAARIADWDRTMNINLRAPWLMSAAALPWLKRSGRGRIVNISSQAGVIALTDHVAYGASKAGLNLVTKVLAVEWAKFGITVNAIAPTVVETPMAAIGWAGEKGEQAKREIPVGRFAQPSEIAAAALYLASSGASIVNGAVLMADGGYSVR
- a CDS encoding HAD family hydrolase, with product MPGTRAVIFDLDGCLVDSEIFSLQALAAEMQAAGVQDVSVAELGRRFLGVSLSVVCGDVAERTGRPCPEGFADRFETRLIETFHQQRLRPYDAVPHLLDMLQERGIAMAIATGGSLRRMRATLEISGLDRWFRNRAFSADQVEHGKPAPDLFLFAAAQLGVDPERCVVMEDSPHGIKGALAAGMPAVGFTGGAHLEGIRQDHGEKLYGAGAVVVRDDLDGMVDTLLKAGCI
- a CDS encoding ABC transporter ATP-binding protein, translated to MANVQIDNVIKRYGSVQVMHGVSVDIEDGEFVVLVGPSGCGKSTLLRMLAGLEEISDGTISIGGKVVNDKPPKERDISMVFQSYALYPHKTVAENIGFPLKMAKRPKSEIDDKVRHAASILDLAHLLDRYPKQLSGGQRQRVAMGRAIVRDPQVFLFDEPLSNLDAKLRVTMRVEIKELHQRLKTTIVYVTHDQIEAMTMADKIVVMRDGWVEQIGAPLDLYDNPQSVFVAGFIGSPAMNFLHGRISGQGNVRRFVSESGLELPVPDVDLAEGQEVTYGIRPEHIAIGEGGIPVDVVVTEPTGSETQVFARVGKDLIDAVVKDRVHANPGEQIGFVIDTTKVHLFDRKTERRL
- a CDS encoding NAD(P)-dependent alcohol dehydrogenase, whose product is MEALVLEAKDELSLRDFPQIDREEETLGPRDVRIRLHTVGICGSDVHYYTHGRIGPFVVNEPMILGHEASGIVIETGPEVTTLKPGDRVCMEPGIPDPNSRATRLGMYNVDPAVRFWATPPVHGILRPTCVHPEAFTYLLPDNVSFAEAAMVEPLAVGVHAATKARIKPGDVALVMGAGPIGLVTAISALAAGCARVYVTDLATPKLDIAAALSPAITPVNAGSEDVEAIIARDTDGWGADVVFEATGSPRAAAGVFAPLAPGGCVVMIGGQPDPISYDAGAAMVREARVENIFRYAHVFPRCVKMLASGAIDVKPLITRTFGFKDSVRAFEIAASAPAGDVKMQIELPQ
- a CDS encoding DUF2160 family membrane protein, yielding MNEDTKPPKPGFLPIETNWFDRLFISVVIWVALSLFWFRFIEPLGLSIWICCAISAVLAVYIIRKG
- a CDS encoding carbohydrate ABC transporter permease, which encodes MRKGNRWLPVLFWTLISFLTLFPIYWLFVISVKPAVELFSTPSVILSDVYWQNYLDVLGDRTLRGYMINSLVISTGNAVLCTLLGFMACYALSRFDLPGKESIFFWTITNRMAPPAVFLLPLFLLLTQVYRIGDFSLADTRTGMILVYCTFNLPFAIWTLRPTLDGIPKELDEAAYVDGASAWKVISEVVFPLARPGLAVTLILTWVFAWNEYLLAATLTNFNARTLTTGLSEYVTTTGTEWGIMAAISVFTLIPALIIFSLVQRHIVTGLTFGAVKG